In Primulina eburnea isolate SZY01 chromosome 3, ASM2296580v1, whole genome shotgun sequence, one DNA window encodes the following:
- the LOC140825948 gene encoding uncharacterized protein, giving the protein MGYSFKILAFLLLSNIFSISKATPTIEPDCGSCSKPPVIPVVPLPPVTIPTLPVPPVTTLPVPPVTVVPKVPVPPVTVIVPPVIVPKVPVPPVTVIVPPVTVPPVIVTVPPVTIPTVPVVGVVPKVPVPPVIVTVPPVTIPTVPVVGVVPKVPLPPVIVTVPPVTIPTVPVVGVVPLPPVTLPPVSIPTLPLPPVVVTTPEKGKPCKPPAHKEAICPLNTLKLGACAGVLGGTVSVGAGFPAAKKCCPIISGLADAEAAACLCTTLKIKTLNLKIYVPVALQLLVTCGKTPPPGYTCAV; this is encoded by the coding sequence ATGGGATACTCATTCAAGATTTTAGCGTTTCTCCTCCTTTCcaatattttctccatttccAAGGCCACTCCAACCATCGAACCTGACTGTGGCTCTTGTTCCAAGCCTCCCGTCATTCCCGTAGTCCCACTTCCTCCCGTTACCATACCCACACTACCTGTTCCTCCCGTTACCACACTACCTGTTCCTCCCGTTACCGTAGTACCTAAAGTACCCGTGCCACCTGTGACTGTAATCGTCCCTCCCGTTATAGTACCGAAAGTACCCGTGCCACCTGTGACCGTCATCGTCCCTCCCGTTACCGTGCCACCCGTGATTGTAACCGTCCCTCCCGTTACAATACCTACAGTGCCCGTAGTTGGAGTCGTACCTAAAGTACCCGTGCCACCCGTGATTGTCACCGTCCCTCCCGTTACCATACCTACAGTGCCCGTAGTTGGAGTTGTACCTAAAGTACCCTTGCCACCGGTGATTGTAACCGTCCCTCCCGTTACCATACCTACAGTGCCCGTAGTTGGAGTCGTGCCTTTGCCACCGGTAACTCTGCCGCCCGTTTCCATTCCTACTTTGCCATTACCACCGGTGGTGGTCACCACACCAGAGAAAGGTAAGCCATGCAAACCGCCGGCACATAAGGAGGCCATCTGCCCCCTAAACACACTCAAACTTGGTGCCTGTGCGGGTGTTCTTGGTGGAACGGTCTCCGTTGGTGCGGGATTTCCTGCTGCCAAGAAGTGCTGCCCAATAATATCAGGGCTTGCGGATGCTGAAGCTGCAGCATGCTTGTGCACAACTCTTAAAATAAAAACCCTCAATCTTAAAATATATGTTCCAGTGGCCCTTCAGCTACTCGTCACCTGTGGCAAGACACCACCTCCTGGCTACACTTGCGCTGTCTGA